In the Alistipes provencensis genome, AGCGGATCGATGCCAGGTCCGTTATACCGGGACGGACACCGAGCACACGCATCTGCTCCGGGGTATACAGCCCGACATATTTCCGCACCTCCGGCCGGGGTCCGACCAGGCTCATATCTCCGACAAAAACGTTGATAAGCTGCGGAAGTTCATCCAATTTGTACCGACGAATATAATATCCCGACCGGGTCACCCGCGGATCATGTCCTCCGATCGTTATCAATCCTTTCCGGTCGGAACCGACCCGCATCGAGCGGAATTTATACAACCTGAAATCCCGGTTGTTCCGCCCGACACGCACCTGACGGTAGAAGACCGGCCCTGCTGAATCACATTTGATCCAAACGGCCAGAACGAGGAACAAGGGACTTAAAACAAGCAGCCCCAAACCGCTCGTTACAAGGTCGAAAAAACGTTTCAATGAAAATATATTATTTCGAAATGATATCGACGAAATTGGAGATGACGTATTCGGCCTCCTCGTCGGTAAGGCGCGTATGCAGCGGAAGCGTCACCTCATTGCGGTACTGGTCATACGCATTCGGATAGTCTGCGATGTCGAACCCCAAAGCCTTATATGCCGTCATCATCGGAAGCGGCTTGTAATGGACATTGCAGGCGATGCCCCGCTCCGCCATTTTGACGATGACATCGTTCCGCTCGGCGACATCCCGCCCCAACAGACGCACAAGATATAGATGTCCGCTCGAAGAGTGATCCGCCCCATAATGATCGAGTACCTGCACCGAACAATCTTTCAGCGCGTCATCATAACGGCCGATCAGCTCACGACGACGGCGGAGCATTTCCGGATAGCGTTTCAACTGTGCAAGCCCGATCCCGGCCATGATATCCGTCATGTTGCATTTGAAATTGGGCGCGACGATATCGTACTCCCAAGCGCCGAGTTGCGTCTTGGCCAAAGCGTCCTTACTCTGTCCATGAAGCGACAACAACTGGAATTGCTTGTAGAGCCATTCGTTATCGATACCGGGGATCGGACGCCATGTAAGCGCCCCGCCCTCGGCCGTCGTGAGATTCTTCACGGCGTGGAACGAAAACGAGGTGAAATCGGCGATCTCTCCGCACATCCGTCCGTGCCACTGTGCCCCGAAAGCATGGGCGGCATCGGACAATACGACAGCCCGGCCGAATGCTTGCTGAAGATCATTTGCAGGGCGAAAAAGATGTTTTTTACGTTCGACTGCTGCATAAATCTTGTCATAATCGCAAACGACACCGCCGAGATCCACCGGCACGACGACTTTCGTTCGTTCGGTGATGACATCGGCAAGTTTATCGTAGTCCATTTCAAAGGATCCGGGCGCCGTATCGACCAGCACGACCTTAGCTCCGACATGGCACGTCACACTGGCCGTTGCAGTATAAGTGTATGCCGAAGTAATGACCTCGTCTCCGGGCCCGACACCCAGTACGCGGAGAATCAACTCCATGCACGCCGTCGCAGAGTTCAGGCACACGGACTTTTCCGTCTGGCAGCACATCGAAATCAGGTTTTCAAACTCTTTGGTGCGGGGTCCCGTCGTAATCCATCCGGAACGCAGAGCCTCAGCAACTTCAGCAATCTCCGCCTCCGTCATATCGGGAGGCGAAAAGGAAATTTTTGTCATATACGATAATTTATCGAACGGTATATCCTCCGTCCACGATCAGATTTTGTCCGGTAACCCACCGGGAAGCATCGCTTAGCAGATAAATGCAGGCATTGGAAACGTCCTCCGTACGGCCCAGGCCCAATAAGTGCTTATCCTCCAGTTGCCTGCGCAGGTCAGGATCGGCCATATGAGGCAAATCTGCATTGATCGGTGTAAGAATCGCACCCGGAGATACGCTATTGAACCGGATGTTGCGTTTGGCATACTCACAGGCCAGCGATCGGGCCGCAGAGATCAATGCTCCCTTGGTCATGCCGTACAACGATTTGCCGCTTTCGCCCACACATCCCATGATCGACGAGAAAAAAACGATACTTCCACCCTCTTTGGGCATGTGTCTGATTTTGCAGACCTCTCGTGTCAGTTCAATGGCGGAATAGACGTTATTCCGGAAAAAACGGTCGAGTTGTTCAGTGGACATCAGTTTCAGGGGAAGCGTCGTCGATATCCCGGCACAATGGAGTACACCATGCAACGGGCCGCATTGGGTTACGATATCGGCAACCAGTACCCCTATTCGGTCAAAATCCGTCAAATCAAAAGACATCACAACATGTCCGTTGCCCGTCATTTGCCGCCGGGTTTCGGCTAATCGCTCCTCATTACGACCAATAAGCACTACACGGGCTCCCATCCGGCTGCAATCAATGGCGCATTGGCGACCGATGCCGGACGAAGCTCCGGTAATTAATATTGTCTTTTCCGACAGGGTGAATGGATTGAACGTCATGGTCAAACCTCTACGATATCACTGATACGGCAATCGACGAACGGTACGATGGCCGTCGCCCATGTCATACCAACGCCGAATGCGCTCAACATCAACCGCTTTTTGCCCGACAAGTTGTCTTTCAATTGATCGACGATGGTCAAAGGAACCGATACGGATGAGGTATTGCCGTATTTGGCGATCGTCGACGGAATCCTCGTCGTATCCAGTTTGAGTTTCTTGGCCAGATAACTGTTGATAAAGTTGTTGGCCTGATGAAAGACATAGTAATCCAGCGATTGGATATCCACCTCCGACCACTCCGCGATCTTTTTGATGTCGCGCGGGATCTCACGGATCACAAAGTTGAAGACATCGCCCCCGTTCATATAACCCTGTTCTTCGCTACGGATATTGCCGTATTCATCGACAACCTTTTCTTGCAGGGTCTCCACACTGCTCGGCATCCGGTAACCGCCGGCATTGATCTTGATCAGGTCGCCGCGAGAGCCGTCCGAGTTGAGCGAAAAATAGCTTTCCCCGAATTTTTCATCCCGTTCGACAAGTGCCGCAACTCCGCCGTCACCGAACAGGAATGCCGACCGGCGGTCTTTCGGTGAATAGACTTTCGAGCGGGTCTCGCCGTCAAGAATCAATGCCTTGCGCAGATTATTGCACTGCATGAACGAATAGGCGACACTCAACCCGTAAATGAATGCGGAGCATCCCAGATTTATATCGAATGCTATCGTCGAATTCGGTAAGCCTAAACGTTCCTGCAACAATACCGATGTCGCAGGCATGCGGTAATCGGGCGTTTGCGATATGAAGATCAGCAAATCGATCTCATTGCGATCGATCCCGTTGTCGGCAATGAGTTTTTCCGCCGCAGCAAAGCACAAGTCCGACGAGCAGGTTTTTTCATCGGCGAAACGACGCTCATAGATACCTACCTTATCGACAACTTCGCGGACTTGATCCTCCGGGAAATACTGTGTGTATTTGTAATTGTCGATCACCGTGCGGGGAACGGCACCGCTCAAAGCCGTAATCCCGACACCCTGAAATTTCAGAAACGACATGATTATTTGTGGGATTCAATATACGACGCAATATCACCCAGCGTTTTCAACTCGCGGAACTGGGCATTCTCGATCTGCATGTCATACTCCTCGTCAAGCATCGCTATGACCGATAAGAACGATAAAGAATTCCATTCATCCAAATCTCGGAAAATAGTATCCGTATTCAAGGTTGTTGCATCTTCAATTTCAACCGCTTCGGCGAATTTTTCGATAAATTCTTTCATGCTCATCTGTTATTATTTTTAATTATTCATATTTTAGTTGGTTTATTCAAGTCATAAGCCATAAAAGCCCGTTCCCGGCCATCTGACAGAGTAATGATTTTTTTCATAACTGCTCCATTCAGTTTATGGAACTTATATACATGCTTATTCGCCGTATCTACTTCGAATTCCAGTTCTTCGATCCCCAGCAGGCGAAGAATCCGCAACGTATTGTTATGCATCTCACACGACGAAATCGAATCCTTGTAGCGAGGGTCCCATCCCCAATAGCCACCTCGTGCCCCCTGCTGTCCGATGAAGGACCCATCGTTCCGTTTCAAAGACCTATAACGGACAAACAAGGCCCTCAGTAGTACGGGATTAGAAAGAACCGATCCAATGGCCGCTATAGCCAACCGGGCTCGGTTTTTCATCATATAACAGCGATGGCGATGGCAGTCCAAGACTGCGAACATATATCCTACCACCCTGCCCTTATCCTCAGCACAAACACATACCGTACATGGATCAGAAAGTACCAGCCGGTAATATTGCCGCAGGAAGCATCGCCCCATCAAGACAAAGATTCCATTATCATTGACATCCTTAATACGATGGTGAATATCAGCCAGACAACGTGCGTCGGCCTGTTTTGCCAAACGATAGACCATATTATCGAATTTACTCGGATTAAATGCAGAAATTACCAATAACAGCCCCCTTCAACTGTTCCGGCCCGTTCAGGGCGGTCTTCTGGACGAGGCGAAACAAAATATTCGTTAATGAACCGGTTCGTCTGCGGATTATCCACATAACGTTTTCCCTTGACGCCGAAAAGGAACTGTGTGACACCTCCCAAATGGACAGCTTTACGCCCCATCCGCTTGATATGGGCTGCGAGCGGCATACCGTAGGCCCCACAACCGAGAAGTGCGATATCAAACTCTTTTTCGTCGATCAAAGCCTTCATATGAGCTAGGGCTTCGAACCAACTCGGAAAATCCACGGGATTGCCAGCTATTGACTGTACGGCCTTGATGGTCTCCAATTTCCCAAACACGGGAAGTGTAAGCGGATTTGCGAAAAGATTCGCCCTATTTCGCTCATACTGCTCGCGGATCGTCTCAGCAAACGGATGCACAACTAAGATCCGCTTGCCGGTCAACACCCGCGTCCAAGGCGAATCCTGATCGTAGAACCCATCGAGCGTGCGCTTGCTAACACGGGGGATATCGCCAATCCAACTGCGAAAGAACATCTCCTCGAACCGCCAGGTAATCAGCACATCCAACTCAGCAGTATCGGCTTTATACAATTCATAAAAACGGCGGATGTGCTCTCCATCCACCGGAAAAAAACCGGCAGAATTACCAAGATTCCGCCAGGTTCTTCTCTTCAATGGAAGAAGCCAGGGCTGCAATTTCTCATAGCAAAGCGTTTGCAATTCAACCGACCCGAACCGGGAGATCATACAAGGAGTGTCCGAACCGAGCAGGTCGGTCAGAACCCTTATCCCCTCTTCTTCCAAAAGCGGAGACGGACATCCCAACCTATAAATCCCCTGAAAAAACGAGCGAATCAGTTTATGTGCCATAATCTACCAATTATATAAGTATCCAACCTACCGGATAGATATCCGTGGAATCGGAGCCGTTCGTCCACCGCGCAGGAGCCACAATGAACTTGTCCGGACGAGCATTCAACCAAGCGCCCCACCAACTGAACGAACTATTGGCGATAATACACCCTCTGGCCAGCGACATAAGTTGCATATCCCGATAGCTCTGCTGGCCTGTATTGAAGTCTATGAAATGCACATCAGCCCCTCGCAGTAGCGGAATGATGTGTTCCCGACACCAATCCATATCGTTCGAAAAAATAAAGAACGCGGGAGTTTTTATCAGTCCGAAAACCTGTTCCAAAGCTTTCTGGTAATATTCGAGTGTGCATATCCCCGAAAAGTTTGCAGCCCCGACGTAATCACCTCTGCGAACATGAATAGCAACCGAATTCTGCTCCCTAAGCAATCGAGCTACATTCAAGTTCAACTGGTCGCAAAATTCCGGAAAACGGAATACCTCAGCAACAGCTGCTGGACACTGCTCAAAATACCGGGGCGACTGCCAATATCCCTCGAAATAAAAGCTTCCCGACACCCCCAGTGCTTTCGAATCGTACCGGAATGCCTCCAGTTCGATATATTCGCTCCGTCGCACGGGCAACACCCGCCGGAGCGCGCGTGAAACCGTATAATGAGGAATATAATACGAGAGACGTGCAATCTGTCCTCTTCTGGCCGATGAGAGCTTTACATCAAAGACACGTTTCAGTTCAAAGCCCGTATGAAGCCGGTAGCCATTGAAATGCGAGGTATCAATCAACACCT is a window encoding:
- a CDS encoding sugar transferase, whose translation is MKRFFDLVTSGLGLLVLSPLFLVLAVWIKCDSAGPVFYRQVRVGRNNRDFRLYKFRSMRVGSDRKGLITIGGHDPRVTRSGYYIRRYKLDELPQLINVFVGDMSLVGPRPEVRKYVGLYTPEQMRVLGVRPGITDLASIRYRNENELLEQVDDPDRYYVDVIMQDKLRINLEYVAHHSLVTDIRVILITLCKIIS
- a CDS encoding DegT/DnrJ/EryC1/StrS family aminotransferase; the protein is MTKISFSPPDMTEAEIAEVAEALRSGWITTGPRTKEFENLISMCCQTEKSVCLNSATACMELILRVLGVGPGDEVITSAYTYTATASVTCHVGAKVVLVDTAPGSFEMDYDKLADVITERTKVVVPVDLGGVVCDYDKIYAAVERKKHLFRPANDLQQAFGRAVVLSDAAHAFGAQWHGRMCGEIADFTSFSFHAVKNLTTAEGGALTWRPIPGIDNEWLYKQFQLLSLHGQSKDALAKTQLGAWEYDIVAPNFKCNMTDIMAGIGLAQLKRYPEMLRRRRELIGRYDDALKDCSVQVLDHYGADHSSSGHLYLVRLLGRDVAERNDVIVKMAERGIACNVHYKPLPMMTAYKALGFDIADYPNAYDQYRNEVTLPLHTRLTDEEAEYVISNFVDIISK
- a CDS encoding SDR family NAD(P)-dependent oxidoreductase, translated to MTFNPFTLSEKTILITGASSGIGRQCAIDCSRMGARVVLIGRNEERLAETRRQMTGNGHVVMSFDLTDFDRIGVLVADIVTQCGPLHGVLHCAGISTTLPLKLMSTEQLDRFFRNNVYSAIELTREVCKIRHMPKEGGSIVFFSSIMGCVGESGKSLYGMTKGALISAARSLACEYAKRNIRFNSVSPGAILTPINADLPHMADPDLRRQLEDKHLLGLGRTEDVSNACIYLLSDASRWVTGQNLIVDGGYTVR
- a CDS encoding 3-oxoacyl-ACP synthase III family protein, translated to MSGAVPRTVIDNYKYTQYFPEDQVREVVDKVGIYERRFADEKTCSSDLCFAAAEKLIADNGIDRNEIDLLIFISQTPDYRMPATSVLLQERLGLPNSTIAFDINLGCSAFIYGLSVAYSFMQCNNLRKALILDGETRSKVYSPKDRRSAFLFGDGGVAALVERDEKFGESYFSLNSDGSRGDLIKINAGGYRMPSSVETLQEKVVDEYGNIRSEEQGYMNGGDVFNFVIREIPRDIKKIAEWSEVDIQSLDYYVFHQANNFINSYLAKKLKLDTTRIPSTIAKYGNTSSVSVPLTIVDQLKDNLSGKKRLMLSAFGVGMTWATAIVPFVDCRISDIVEV
- a CDS encoding acyl carrier protein; this translates as MKEFIEKFAEAVEIEDATTLNTDTIFRDLDEWNSLSFLSVIAMLDEEYDMQIENAQFRELKTLGDIASYIESHK
- a CDS encoding alpha-1,2-fucosyltransferase; this encodes MKIVNIIGGIGNQMFQYAFAVALKARNPEEEVLIDTSHFNGYRLHTGFELKRVFDVKLSSARRGQIARLSYYIPHYTVSRALRRVLPVRRSEYIELEAFRYDSKALGVSGSFYFEGYWQSPRYFEQCPAAVAEVFRFPEFCDQLNLNVARLLREQNSVAIHVRRGDYVGAANFSGICTLEYYQKALEQVFGLIKTPAFFIFSNDMDWCREHIIPLLRGADVHFIDFNTGQQSYRDMQLMSLARGCIIANSSFSWWGAWLNARPDKFIVAPARWTNGSDSTDIYPVGWILI